A single region of the Nitrospirota bacterium genome encodes:
- the yedF gene encoding sulfurtransferase-like selenium metabolism protein YedF, with the protein MGEHQKILDLRGLRCPEPQKKTEEELNLIKEGVLIVLLNSPSNYNVERLAKKSGMKVESTKHKDYWELKITKTPYSGKPKEGILKSIKRLLKQEKAEDKGILLVIGTDTMGKEDDIGSVLMKGFFDTMKVTKEIPNTIFFLNRGVMLTTKDTEIIPILKDIEAMGVEIFSCGTCLKHYGLEAELKVGFRGTTNHIVEGIKEFRKVVWI; encoded by the coding sequence ATGGGAGAGCACCAGAAGATATTAGACCTTAGAGGCCTCAGGTGTCCTGAGCCACAGAAAAAGACAGAGGAAGAACTTAATCTCATAAAAGAAGGAGTCTTGATTGTCCTTCTAAACAGTCCTTCAAACTATAATGTAGAGAGGCTTGCAAAAAAATCAGGCATGAAGGTAGAGAGCACGAAACACAAAGACTACTGGGAGCTTAAGATTACAAAAACCCCTTATTCAGGAAAGCCAAAAGAGGGAATCTTAAAAAGCATAAAGAGGCTCTTAAAGCAGGAAAAAGCCGAAGACAAAGGCATACTCCTTGTCATAGGCACAGATACCATGGGAAAGGAAGACGACATTGGTAGTGTGCTTATGAAAGGGTTTTTCGATACAATGAAAGTAACGAAAGAGATTCCTAATACAATATTCTTTTTAAACAGAGGAGTGATGCTTACGACAAAAGACACCGAGATTATCCCTATTCTTAAAGACATAGAGGCAATGGGTGTGGAGATATTCTCTTGTGGGACATGCCTTAAGCACTATGGTCTTGAGGCTGAACTAAAGGTTGGTTTCAGAGGAACGACAAACCACATAGTGGAAGGCATAAAGGAATTTAGAAAGGTCGTATGGATTTGA